In one window of Candidatus Methylarchaceae archaeon HK02M2 DNA:
- a CDS encoding GYD domain-containing protein, translated as MKGEKEILFITLAKIRGKISPTFLEATQKALKAPPPGINIHNILWTLGQYDFVVIYEAPNEKEAMKMAIPWVEFCETQTMVAISNEEAQKMLK; from the coding sequence TTGAAGGGTGAGAAAGAAATACTTTTTATTACTCTGGCAAAGATAAGGGGAAAAATTTCGCCAACCTTTTTAGAAGCAACTCAAAAAGCATTGAAAGCCCCTCCTCCTGGAATAAATATACACAACATATTATGGACACTTGGACAATATGATTTCGTTGTAATATATGAAGCACCTAATGAAAAAGAAGCGATGAAAATGGCCATACCATGGGTTGAATTCTGTGAAACCCAAACTATGGTTGCCATCTCAAATGAAGAAGCACAGAAGATGCTGAAATAA
- a CDS encoding class I SAM-dependent methyltransferase → MLPKNTKREKSLLKKNQFDRDYFYGKKKSNYFNYEKINFEKQFKSVINFIQKNHITGTFLDVGCAFGYLTQLVFPYFNEVHGCDISSFAINKAKRICLEAKYKIENLEKGLNYPDEYFDCITALDVLEHTSSIEISLNNLKSKLKKGGYLIISLPINNLIRKLLYFLDKDKTHISIPKEKELFNLINRYKLNVIEKKYFLPFPYFYEISGVPVEIQLYLKK, encoded by the coding sequence TTGCTACCAAAGAACACAAAAAGAGAAAAATCATTGCTCAAGAAAAATCAATTTGATAGAGATTATTTTTATGGAAAGAAGAAATCAAATTACTTTAATTATGAGAAAATTAATTTTGAAAAGCAATTTAAAAGTGTAATAAATTTCATACAAAAAAATCATATTACCGGTACTTTTTTAGATGTTGGCTGTGCATTTGGTTATCTGACACAATTAGTATTTCCTTATTTCAACGAAGTTCATGGTTGTGACATTTCCAGCTTTGCAATAAATAAGGCTAAAAGAATATGCTTAGAGGCAAAATATAAAATTGAAAATCTTGAAAAGGGGTTAAATTATCCCGATGAATATTTTGATTGTATTACTGCCCTTGATGTGCTTGAACATACGTCTTCAATAGAAATTTCTTTAAATAATCTAAAATCGAAATTGAAAAAAGGTGGATACCTCATAATTTCCTTACCAATTAATAATTTGATCAGGAAATTATTATATTTTCTAGATAAAGATAAAACTCATATTTCTATCCCTAAAGAAAAAGAGCTATTTAATCTGATTAATAGATACAAATTGAATGTAATTGAAAAGAAATATTTTTTACCATTTCCATATTTCTATGAAATTTCTGGGGTTCCTGTAGAAATTCAATTATATTTAAAAAAATAA
- a CDS encoding dihydrolipoyl dehydrogenase: MKEYDLIAIGTGSAMNIVDIMIQREPRIKVAVIDKDDPGGICVTRGCIPSKLLLYPAEMVRLIERTEEFGIEVDIKKINFEKIMERMRIIINKDIEMIRQGLSKSENIDYYHAIAEFVAPYTLKVDDVKMMSKMIFLCTGSKPIIPPIKGLEKVSYHTSDTVLKMNRLPESIAIVGGGYIAAEYGHFFSAMGSKVTIIGRNPQFLPQEEPEVSALAKRELEKHMTILTNQEVREVEETPVGKKRLTSINGADEEKKTIEADEILIAAGRGPNTDILHPERGGIVTNEKGWIVVDEYLETTQPNVWAFGDANGKSLFKHVANYESIIVYRNALLKKSEKVDYHAVPHAVFTYPEIASFGLREEEAIAKYGKDNVLIGVRRYQDVAKGEAMSVKDYFVKVIVEVGSMKILGAHIIGPYASILVQELINLAYTPTQSAKPIIDGMHIHPALSEVVDRAFYSLMPPEQYHHLIEHHYKLPIN, encoded by the coding sequence ATGAAAGAATATGACTTGATAGCAATAGGTACAGGTTCCGCGATGAATATTGTGGACATCATGATTCAAAGGGAGCCAAGGATCAAAGTTGCTGTCATCGATAAAGATGACCCAGGGGGTATTTGTGTGACTCGGGGATGTATACCCTCTAAGTTATTATTATATCCTGCTGAGATGGTGAGACTGATAGAAAGAACTGAGGAATTTGGTATTGAAGTCGATATCAAAAAGATAAATTTTGAGAAGATCATGGAAAGAATGAGGATCATCATCAACAAGGATATAGAAATGATACGACAGGGGCTTTCTAAATCTGAAAACATAGATTATTATCACGCCATAGCCGAATTTGTTGCACCTTATACACTAAAAGTGGATGATGTCAAAATGATGTCAAAGATGATATTTTTATGTACGGGATCAAAGCCCATAATACCTCCGATAAAAGGGCTGGAGAAAGTAAGTTATCATACAAGTGACACAGTCCTCAAGATGAATCGACTACCTGAGAGCATAGCTATTGTTGGTGGAGGATATATCGCTGCAGAATATGGCCATTTTTTTTCGGCCATGGGATCAAAAGTTACTATAATTGGGAGGAATCCTCAGTTCCTTCCTCAAGAAGAACCGGAAGTCTCGGCGCTAGCAAAAAGGGAGTTGGAAAAGCACATGACAATCCTTACCAACCAAGAAGTGCGTGAGGTGGAGGAGACACCCGTAGGTAAAAAGAGGCTTACCTCTATTAACGGGGCGGATGAAGAAAAGAAGACAATAGAAGCAGACGAAATACTGATAGCTGCTGGGAGGGGCCCGAATACCGATATACTTCATCCTGAAAGAGGAGGAATAGTAACAAATGAGAAAGGATGGATTGTAGTCGATGAGTATCTGGAGACTACTCAGCCTAATGTTTGGGCTTTTGGAGATGCGAATGGCAAGTCTCTATTCAAGCACGTAGCTAATTACGAATCTATTATTGTATACCGTAATGCTTTATTAAAAAAGAGTGAAAAAGTAGATTATCATGCGGTACCGCATGCAGTTTTCACTTACCCCGAGATTGCAAGTTTTGGGCTTAGAGAAGAAGAGGCTATAGCTAAATATGGTAAGGATAATGTACTAATCGGAGTACGAAGATATCAGGACGTTGCCAAAGGAGAAGCGATGAGTGTAAAGGACTACTTCGTCAAGGTAATCGTCGAGGTGGGTAGTATGAAGATTCTTGGGGCACATATTATTGGACCTTACGCTTCCATTCTTGTACAAGAGCTCATAAATTTGGCGTATACTCCTACTCAAAGTGCTAAGCCGATAATTGACGGGATGCATATTCATCCTGCTCTAAGTGAGGTGGTTGATCGGGCATTTTACTCTCTTATGCCACCTGAGCAATATCATCACTTGATTGAGCACCATTATAAACTTCCCATAAATTGA
- a CDS encoding aminotransferase class I/II-fold pyridoxal phosphate-dependent enzyme, translating to MNKQALELNEIIKNNNPTIYNLLSEKGRAIFFPKEGILGQTAEAKGKKINATIGQAIEDDGTPMRLTSIANSVLLDPKDVFPYAPSHGKPELRRAWKEMIKSKNPSLKSKISLPVVTNGITEGLSTVAYLFVNPGDKIILTDKFWGNYKLIFENGFGGILNTFNTFKQGGFDTKSFNKKLLEEKGKKIILLNFPNNPSGYTPTNEEANEIIKMIKENAESGDKVVVICDDAYFGLVYKKGIFKESIFTKLVDIHENVLAIKVDGITKEEYAWGLRIGFVTYSSKGITGETCQALESKTAGVIRGTISNASHISQSLILKAFNSPTHNQEKREKYELLKARFDRVQEVLNDKKFYEFFLPHPYNSGYFMCIQLKDGLDAEKVRQTLLEKYDTGVIAIKNMLRIAYSSLAEKDIQQLFDNIYLVCKSIKS from the coding sequence TTGAATAAACAAGCTTTAGAATTAAATGAGATAATCAAGAATAACAATCCAACTATTTACAATTTACTTTCGGAAAAAGGTAGAGCAATATTCTTTCCAAAAGAGGGTATACTAGGTCAAACAGCCGAAGCAAAAGGAAAAAAGATTAACGCAACAATTGGTCAAGCAATTGAAGACGATGGAACTCCAATGAGACTTACGTCTATAGCCAATAGCGTTCTTTTAGATCCTAAAGACGTATTCCCCTACGCACCAAGTCATGGTAAGCCTGAATTAAGAAGAGCGTGGAAAGAAATGATAAAAAGTAAAAACCCATCGTTAAAAAGTAAAATTAGTCTCCCTGTTGTTACAAATGGTATAACAGAAGGGTTGAGTACAGTTGCTTATCTTTTTGTAAATCCCGGCGATAAGATAATACTGACAGATAAATTCTGGGGCAATTATAAATTAATATTTGAAAATGGTTTCGGAGGGATTCTAAATACTTTTAATACTTTCAAACAAGGTGGCTTTGATACTAAAAGTTTTAATAAAAAACTATTAGAAGAAAAAGGGAAAAAAATTATTCTGCTTAATTTCCCAAACAATCCATCAGGATACACCCCAACAAATGAAGAGGCAAATGAGATTATCAAAATGATAAAGGAGAATGCTGAATCAGGAGATAAGGTCGTTGTTATTTGTGATGACGCTTATTTTGGTTTAGTATATAAAAAAGGAATATTCAAGGAATCCATTTTTACAAAACTTGTTGACATACATGAAAATGTTCTTGCAATAAAAGTAGATGGTATAACTAAGGAAGAATATGCATGGGGGTTAAGGATAGGATTTGTAACCTATTCATCAAAAGGGATAACTGGGGAAACATGTCAAGCATTAGAGTCGAAAACAGCAGGTGTAATAAGAGGTACTATCTCAAACGCGTCACACATTTCCCAGAGTTTAATATTAAAGGCCTTTAACTCTCCAACACACAACCAAGAAAAAAGAGAGAAATATGAATTATTAAAAGCAAGATTTGATAGAGTTCAAGAAGTGCTCAATGACAAAAAATTTTATGAATTTTTTTTACCTCATCCATATAATTCTGGATATTTCATGTGTATTCAATTAAAGGATGGTTTAGATGCTGAAAAAGTAAGGCAAACTTTGTTGGAAAAATATGATACCGGAGTTATAGCAATTAAAAATATGTTACGCATTGCTTATTCAAGTTTGGCTGAAAAAGATATTCAGCAATTGTTCGATAATATTTATCTCGTGTGCAAGTCGATAAAATCTTAG
- a CDS encoding DnaJ domain-containing protein produces MKKKHRFKEDSIRIRAEQILGLDSYAKEEDIKNAYRKLTLRYHPDRDSKDHSLMRKMQLIVQAHDLLLKGMVYDDNLRQYELLEDDELVRSLLPEGEEPEPLGISYKDWHRKQFYEGWI; encoded by the coding sequence TTGAAGAAGAAGCATCGGTTCAAAGAAGACTCGATTAGAATAAGAGCTGAGCAAATTCTTGGTTTAGATAGCTATGCAAAAGAAGAAGATATAAAGAATGCTTATCGGAAACTGACATTAAGATATCATCCTGATAGAGATTCTAAAGATCATAGTTTAATGAGGAAGATGCAGTTAATAGTTCAAGCCCACGATCTACTTCTGAAGGGAATGGTTTATGATGACAATCTAAGGCAATATGAGCTTCTTGAAGATGATGAACTTGTCAGATCCTTATTACCTGAGGGAGAGGAGCCTGAGCCTCTAGGTATATCTTATAAAGATTGGCATAGGAAGCAGTTTTATGAAGGCTGGATATGA